The DNA region GCGCGACCTAGGGGCAGCTCGTCGATTTTTCGGGACTGACCCGCGCCTAGCGCAGCATCAGATTAGCGGCCGCGACGTCCACACTTCGGCCAAGCTTCTTGTCCACAATGCGTGACAAGCCTTCGACCAGCTTTTGACGCTCATCATATTCCGCGCTCGTGAGCACGCTCAACGTGTGCATCGCATCGATGTGCGTGCGCACCGTCTCTTCGTCCAGAACGCCGCCAGCGCCGACCGCCATGATGTAGCGCCCCAGCGAGCGCGACGCCGCGCCAAGCGCTTCGTCCCGCGATTCATCGGCCATGGATTCCGTTTCCTTGACCGCGCTGTATATCTCGCGAAGCTTCTTGCGATCGCCCGGCGTCAGCCCGCTCACGTGCTCGCTGATCCGCTGCACGCATTTGCGCACGGCTTGACGGTGCGTTTCGCTCTCCCAGAGCGGCGCACCCGGCATGTCGTCGGTCGGATCCATGAAGCGGCGCATCGGGCCGTTATATTCGTCACGCGCGCGGCGGCGACGGCAAGGCCCTACATATTCGACGCTGTCGACGAAATCGCGCTTGTGCTTCAGCACCGCCAGCATGCGCTCGATCACGGCTTCGCCCGTGAACGGACGCACCAGCATCTCATCCACACCGCTCGTCCGCGCCGCTTCCAGAAAGGTCTTCGTCGCCGAGTTGGTCATCACGATGATCGGCAGATCACGCGGCACGCTCTTGTAGCCGCCGCGGATCAGACGCGTGAATTCGAGCCCGGAGAATTCCGGCAAGCGCGACGTGGTGATGACTATGTCCGGCGAAAACTCGCTAACGTAATTCAGCAGATCGCGGCCATTGCGCGCAAAATGAATGCGCTCGACGCCCGCGCCACGCAGCACCTCCGACAAGAGGCGCAACACGCTTGGCGTCGCATCCGCGATAATAACGCGTATCGTCTTTCGCGCTTCCAGCATCGGCTCGCATACCCACCCGAAGGCATGCACATACCATTCATATATTTCGGAACCGTGTATCAGAGCCGCAATTGGACGCAGCAAGAAGTCGTTAACCGAAGCCACACCGCGTCCCCCACGCGGCTAGGCGGCGCCACCGCCACGTTCCGTGTTCGGACACCGCCGATTGAACCCACGCTTGGACCGGTCTAAGCCCCATGCCCAAGGACCAAATCGGGGAAGCGCGGGTGCAATATTGGCAAGGGCTTGTCGGCATTATCGCCATCCTGGCGATGGCGGTCTTGTTCTCCACGAACCGGCGCGCCATCCGGCTGCGGATCGTCACCGCGGCCCTCGCGCTGCAGGCCGCACTTGCAGCGCTTGTGCTTTATCTGCCCGCCGGCCGCGCGGCGCTGGCGGCGATGTCGGACGGCGTGCAGGCGCTGATCAATTTTTCCGGCGCCGGCATTGCCATGGTGTTTGGCCCGCTCGCGAGCGAAGTCGGTTTCAGCTTTGCGCTGAACGTGCTGCCCATCATCATCTTCTTTTCGGCGCTGATGTCGGTGCTCTACCATATCGGCGTAATGCAGCCGATCGTCACTTGGGGCGGCGGCGCGTTGCGCTTCCTGCTTGGCACAGGGCGCGTTGAATCATTGACGGCGACGGCGAACGTCTTCGTCGGCCAGACCGAAGCGCCGCTGGTCGTGCGCCCGTATCTGCCGCACGTCACGCGGGCGCAATTGTTCGCGATCATGACGACGGGCATGGCGTCGGTCTCCGGCAGCGTATTGGCGGCCTATGCGCAGATGGGCATCGACATCAATTATCTCTTGGCGGCGAGCTTTATGTCCGCGCCCGGCGGCCTGCTCATGGCCAAGATCATCATGCCGGACGACAAACCAGCGCCGCGCACGCCCGCTACACTCGAAGCGACCGGTGATGGCCCGCAGGATAGCGTGGGCGAGAAAGCATCTGACGCTGAGACTTTTGAACGCGCCAAGCAAAGCAATGTCATCATGGCCGCAGCTTCGGGCGCACAAGACGGCTTGATGCTGGCCGCTTCGATCGGCGCCATGCTGATCGCCTTCGTTTCGCTCATTGCGCTGGTCAATGGCGGGCTTGGCGCACTCGGCAATCTGGCCGGCGTGGAGAACCTGACGCTTCAAGGCCTGCTCGGCTACATCTTCGCGCCAGTGATGTGGCTCTTGAATATTCCTTGGTCGGAGGCGCAGCAAGCTGGCGGCGTGTTTGGCGAGAAGCTGATCCTCAACGAATTCGTCGCCTTCATGCATTTGGGCCAGATGGGTGACACGCTGTCGCCGCGCACGATGGCGATCACCACGTTCGCGCTTTGCGGCTTCGCCAATCTGAGTTCGATCGGCATCTTGCTCGCGGCGTTGAACACCTTAGCGCCGTCACGTGCGCCCGAGATGGCGCGCTATGGCTTTCACGTCGTCGCCGCGGGCTCGCTCTCCAACCTGATGAGTGCTGCGCTGGCGAGCCTCTTCATCACCGGATAAGCCTGATCATGCCGCCTCGCCCGCTCATCATTGATTGCGACCCCGGCGTTGACGATGCCGTGGCGCTGCTGCTCGCCTTCTCGGCGCCGGACACGTTTGATCTGCGCGGCATCACCACCGTCGCCGGCAATGTCAGCGGCGCGCTCACCGCGCACAATGCGTGCGTGATCCGATCTTTGGCCGCGCGTGAAGACGTGCCCGTCTTCGTCGGCGCCAATCGCCCGCTCCTGGTTGCGCCCGTCGAGGCTGGTCACTTCCATGGCGCCAATGGGCTTGGCGATCTGACTTTCGCAGCGCCCACGAAAGGCCCCGAGAGCACACACGCCGTCGCTTTTCTCGCAGACACCTTGAGCAAAGCCGCGCCGCACTCCGTGAGCGTCGCCGTACTCGGCCCGCTCACCAATATTGCGCTGGCGCTACGCGCGAACGCGGCGGCCGCGCAAGGCGTGCGCGAGATCGTCATCATGGGCGGCGCACGCAGCGAGGGCGGCAACATCACCGCGTCGGCCGAGTTCAACATCTATGCCGATCCGCATGCGGCCGCGATCGTGTTTTCCTCCGGCTTGCCCATCGTCGCGCTCGGCCTGGACGCGACGCACCAAGTCCGCACCAATCCCGCCCGCATGGCGCGGCTCGAGGCGTTGAGTTCAGCGCGCGCACGCGCGGCGTGTCAGTTGTTACGCTTCGGCGAACACGTGGAGCGCACGTTGGCGCACCGCGAAGGCGCGCCGCTGCACGATCCTGCCGTGATCGCTTATTTGCTGGCGCCCGAATTGTTCGAAACCCAAGCCGCGCGTATCGACGTCGAGACGGATTCGCCGCTCACACGCGGTCACACCGCCGTCGAATTTCCCCTTGAGACACCAAGCGCTACATGCTGGGCGACGCGTGTGCATGCAGATGGCGTGTTCGATCTGCTGACGCGGAGGCTCGCATGAGCGCCCCGCGCATTGCTGTCGTCGGCTCCATCAATCTGGATCTGGTCGTCCGCGCACCGCATCTGCCCGCGCCCGGCGAGACCGTCGGCGGCGCGACGTTCGCGCGCTATCCGGGCGGTAAGGGCGCAAACCAAGCGCTCGCCGCGCGACGCCTCGGCGCCGAGGTCGCGCTCTGGGGCTGCGTTGGCGCCGATGCGTTCGCGGGCGAAGCGCTGGCGCTACTCCGCGCGGATGGCGTCAATCTCGATCATTGCCGCGCGCGCGATGATGCACCCACCGGCGTTGCGCTGATCGCGGTGGCGGAGAGCAGTGAAAATCAGATCGTCGTCGCGCCCGGCGCCAATGCGCTGTTAGCCCCAAGCGATGTCGGCGCGATCGAAGCGGACGCCTTGCTCTGCCAATTGGAAGTGCCGGTCGAGACGAATCTTGCGGCCGCGCAAAGCTTCCACGGCTTTTTCGCCATCAACCTCGCCCCCGCAGCACCCGTGCCGGATGCACTGATCGCGCGCGCAGATTTGGTGACCGTCAACGAAGGCGAAGCCGCGTGCTATGGCGATGCGCTGAGCGCGGCCAAGAGCATGGTCGCCATCACCTACGGGGCTGAAGGCGCGACGCTCTTCCGACAAGGCGAAGAGATTGCCCGCGCCCGACCGCCCAAGATCGTCGCGCGCGACACGACCGGCGCAGGCGATACGTTTAGCGCTGCCCTCACGCTGGCGCTGATTGAAGGTTCCGCGCCCGAAGCCGCGCTGACCTTCGCCTGCATCGCCGGCGCTCTCGCCGCCACACGCGAAGGTGCGCAACCGGCCATGCCCACACGCGCGGAGGTCGACGCACTTCTTGCCCGCACCTGATCGGAGACTCGCAATGCGCAAAGTGCCCGAACTCTCATTGCGCCAGTTCACACACGGCGATGCGACCGCACGTACGGCCTTCTCCGAGGCCCTCTCCGCCGGCCTGCGCGAGTACGGCTTCATCGTGCTCGTCGATCACAACGTGTCGACCGCGCTCCTCAATGACGCCTACACGCGCGCCGTTGAAGTCTTCGCTCTGCCTGATGCGGAGAAGCGCCAATACGCGGGTGGCTTGCGCGGCTATACGCCGTTCGGCACCGAGCACGCCAAGGACAATCCGACGCCCGACCTCAAGGAATTCTGGCAGATCGGCCACGAACCCGAACCGGGCGCAGCGCCCAATCCATTCTCGGCGCCCAATGTCTGGCCGTCGCGCCCGAGCGATTTCAAACTCGTGTTCGAGCAGCTCTTCGCCGCACTCAACGACACCGGCTGTCTCTTACTCGAAGCGCTCGCGCCAAGCCTTGGCCTCGCGCCCGATCATTTCGAGCCGCTCGTGCGGCGCGGCGATTCCGTGTTGCGTGTTCTGCACTATCCGCCGATTGGCAAGGATGCCGATCCCAACGCCGTGCGCTCGGCCGCGCACGAGGACATCAATCTGCTCACCATCCTGGTCGCCGCGCGTGGCGCCGGCCTCGAACTCTTGGATCGTGACGGCGCCTGGCTGCCGATCGTCACCGAAGCCAACGCGCTCGTGGTCGACAGCGGCGACATGATGGCTCGGCTCACCAACAATGTGATCCCGGCGACAACGCACAGGGTCGTCAATTCGGCCGACTCCCATTTGAGTCGTTATTCGATGCCCTTCTTCATGCACCCCACCGCCGACACCTCGCTTGCAGCGCTATCGTCCTGCGTCGGCAAAGGCGCGCTCTATCCGCCCACCACCGCTGGCGCGTTCCTCACCCAACGCCTCAAAGAAATCGGCCTCAAGGCCTAAGGCATGGCGAAGCTCTATTTCTCTTACGCCGCGATGAACGCCGGCAAATCCACGATCCTGCTGCAGGCGTCGTACAATTATCGCGAGCGCGGTATGCGCACGCTGCTCTTCACCTCCGCGCTCTACGCGGAGATGGACGACGGCCAGATCAGCTCACGCATCGGCGTCCGCGCCGAAGCGGAATTGTTCAAAGCCGAAGACGATCTCTTTGCCTGGGTCGCGCGTGAGCATGAGGCGGCCAAGATCGATTGCGTTTTCGTGGACGAGGCGCAATTTCTGACGCGCGCCCAGGTCTGGCAGCTAGCTCGCGTTGCCGACCGGCTGAAAATCCCAGTGCTCTGCTATGGCCTGCGCACGGACTTCCGCGGCGCACTGTTCGAAGGTTCGGCCGAATTGCTCGCCATCGCCGACAGCCTGCGCGAGGTCCGCACCATCTGCCATTGCGGCGCCAAGGCGATCATGGTGCTCCGCCGCGACGCCTCCGGAAGCGCGGCCACCAGCGGCGAACAAGTCGAGATCGAGAAAGACGTATACGTCTCCCTCTGCCGCAAACATTGGGAAGATGAGATGGGTCGAGGGCCCTAGTCAGGGCAACGTTACGTAAGCCCCGCAAAGTCCACTTGCACGCGATCCCAGCCCCGGTGAGGGTGTCGGCCGGGAGAAAACGCATGTATTATAAAGAGCTCAAAGAAGCCGCCGCCATGCTCACGGCGCCGGGGGCGCCGTTCGAGATCGAGCACGTGGCGGTGCGCGGCCAGCAGCTAAGAGCCTACAAAAATGCCCCGCCCAACCTGCGCGCTTTCTTCCAAGCCTCCGCCGCATTCGGCGACGCGGAATATCTGATCTTCGAGCGGGACCGCATCACCTACGCCGAAGCGCATGCGCAAGTCGCCGCCTTCGCGGCGTGGCTTTTCGCGCAAGGTGTGCGCCGCGGCGATCGCGTCGCCATCGCCATGCGCAATTATCCCGAATGGCTGCTGGCCTATTGGGCCTGCACCTCGATGGGCGTCGCCGCCGTTGGCTTCAATGCGTGGTGGATCGCCGAGGAGATGGCGTACGCCATCGCCGACAGTCAGCCCAAAGTGATCGTTTGCGATGAAGAACGCTTCGCGCGCTTGGCGCCGCAGCATTTTGAATCATGCAAGATCGTGCTCGTCCGCGCCTCGACCACGCCAGCCGGCATCGCAACATGGCAAGACACAATCGCCACCCGCGCAGCACTCCCGGACGCGACCATCGATCCCGACGACGACGCCTGCATCTTCTACACCTCCGGCACCACCGGCCACCCGAAGGGCGCGCAGCTCACGCATCGCGGCTGCATCAACAATCTGATGAGCGTGCTCTTCTCCGGCGCCGTGCAGGGTCTCGCCGTCCATCGCGGCGCCGGTGTTGAGCCGCCTGCGCCGCCCACGCCGATCGCCATCGCGACCACGCCGCTCTTCCACGTCACCGCCAACAATTGCGTCGCCTATCCGATCACAGCGCAAGGCGGCAAGCTCGTACTGATGCACAAATGGGATGCGAGCGAAGCTTTGCGCTTGATCGAGCGCGAGCGCGCGACCGCGCTCTCCGGCGTACCCACCATGGCGCGCGAACTCGTCACCCATCCCGATTACGACAAGTACGACACGTCCAGCCTGATGACGATGGGCGGTGGCGGCGCGCCGTTGCAGCCTGATCTCGTCGCCAAGATCGAAACACGTCCCGGCGGGCGTCGCCCTAATACCGGCTACGGTCTCACTGAGACCTGCGGCATCATCACGTCAGTCGCCGGCGACTTCTTCGTCGGCAAACCGGCGAGCTGCGGCATGATCATGCCGGATTTCGAAGCCAAAGCCGTCGATGATAACGGAAACGTCGTGCCACTTGGCGAATTGGGCGAGCTTTGGGTGCGCGGCGCGCAGATCGTGAAAGGCTATCTCAATCGCCCCGAAGCCACCGCCGAAGCCATCACCGATGGCTGGTTTCACACCGGCGACATCGTGCGTATCGATGAAGACAATTTCGTCTTCATCGTCGATCGCAAGAAGGACATGGTGTTGCGCGGCGGCGAGAACGTCTATTGCGCCGAGGTGGAAGCCGCACTCTATCGTCATCCGGCCATCGCCGAATGTATCGTCTTCGGTGTGACTGACGCGCGTCTTGGCGAAGAAGTGGCCGCAGCCATCGTGCTACGCGAAGGCGCGCAAGCTGGCGCCGACGATTTCCGCGCCGAAGCCGCCCGCCACATCTCCAAACACAAAATCCCACGCTATATCTGGCTGCTTACCGAACCGCTACCGCGCAACGCCAACGGGAAGTTTCTGAAGCGACAAGTGCGAGAGCAGCTGAAGTTGGAAGACGCCGGCTAATAGGCGCCGCCCAAACATTTGCGCCAGGCGCTTATGCCGCCGCCCAACGCCCGACTTCGTCTTCTGCCGCGATGAGCGCCAAGCCATACGCGATCGACACGAGCTGATCGCCGGTCTCGATCTTGGCGTCGCCGAAGCGGTGCGCAAACAGCGCCCGCACAGCGGGCACAAACGATGTACCGCCGGTCAGGAACACGCGATCAATTTCCGCTTCGCGCAAATTGGCCTCGCGTAGAGCGCGATCAACGCAGGCATTAATCTCGGCGAGTTCAGGCGCGATCCATTTCTCGAAATCAGCACGTTTGATGGCGCGCTCAATGTCGACCCCCGCGACATGGAACGAGAACTGCGCCTCCTCGGCATGCGAAAGCGCCATCTTTGTCGCCGACACGGCGCGATACATTTCATACCCGGCGTCGGCATCCAGGAACGCCAAAAACGCGTGAATGCGCTCGGGATCGAGACTGGTGCGCGCCAATTGTTGCAGCTCGCGGTAGTCGCGCGAGTGGCGCATGATCGAGAGTTCATGCCAGCGGCTGAACTTGCTGAAATAGCCGTTAGGCACGGGCAGCACTTTGCCCCAGCTCGAATACTCGGACCCTTTACCGAAGGCCCGCGCCACGACCTGATCGATAATCCGATAGTCAAAGGCATCGCCAGCGACGCCGACGCCTGCATGCGCCAGCGGCTGGTACACAAGGCCGCGCTGGCCGCGCTCGAAGCGCACAACAGAAAAATCGCTCGTGCCGCCGCCGAAATCGGCGACGATAATATTTGCATCTGCTTCAAGCCGCTGTGCGAAATAGTACGCAGCCGCGACGGGCTCATAGACGTGATAGACTTCGTCAAAGCCCACCATCCGCAATGCCGCTTCATAGCGCGTGCGCGCAAGCGCTTCATCCGGCGCCCCGCCGGCGAATTTGACCGGCCGCCCGATGACGACGCGCTTGGGAAAATCGAGGCCCGCGTGTGCGCGCACGCGCGTCAAGAAGTTCGAGAGCAGGTCTTCGAAGGCCATCCGCCGGCCATGGATCAACGTATCCGTAAAAAGCGGACTGGCGGCAAACGTCTTGAACGACTGAATGAAGCGACAATCGCCGGCCAATTCCAGGAATTGCTCGATTGCCCATGGCCCCGCCTCGACAAGATTGCGGCGCACCGACTCGTCCTGCGCTTGCCAGAAACAGAGGACGGAACGGAACGCATCAAAGGTCTCGTCCGCGTACGAAAAGTGAAACGCTTCGACACGTCCATCGGCGGTCACAGTCGTGGCGACTGTGTTCGTCGTGCCGAAGTCCAGACCGAGAGGGGTATTCATCGGCGGCTCCAACGGCAAACGCCCCGGCGCGGGACCAGGGCGTATTCAAGCGGGCGGCTTCAATAAACCGCGCGCAAATAGAGTCAAGCCTTAGGGAGAGACCCAAACTCCATGACGCCCCTTAGCAGGCGTTTGACCGATCACATTCTTCTTTCAGCTCATAGCCGACCAGTGCATCGACCACGCTCGCTTTCCAGTGAAGCTCTCGTCCAATGCGTGTGCGCAGCGCTTCAGATGCTGCGGGCTCACCGTGCACGATGAAGACACGCCGAGGCGCCCGGGTAAAGCCCGACAGCCATCGCATGATCTCGTCAGCGTCGGCGTGCGCGGAAAGCTGGGGCAGATTGGCGATCTCAGCACGGACTGGAATCCAGTCGCCGAACATTTTCAGCTCGGTCTCGCCAGCTAGCAAACGCGCACCGCGCGTGCCCACCGCCTGGTACCCTGCAAATAGAATAGTGTTGCGCGGGTCGGGCGCGAATGTGCGAATGTGGTGCACCACGCGACCGCCTGTGGCCATGCCGCTACCGGCGATGATGACCTTCGGCATTGGATTTGCTGTTATGGCCATCGAGTCCGCGACGTCGCGCGTATAACGCGCGACCGCGCACGAGCCTTCAATGGCCGCCGAATCGAGCTTGTGATCGTCGGGATGTGCGCGAAGCAATTCCGTCGCGCTGATCGCCATCGGGCTATCCAGATAGATCGGCGTTGCCGCGAGACGGCCAGTGCGTTTCAGCTGCCATAGGTGATAGAGCAAAATCTGCACGCGGCCCACCGCGAACGCCGGAATAATCACCGTGCCGCCGCGCTGAATTGTGCGCTCAATGATGTCGCCCAACTCTGAGAGGATGTCCGTTTTGGGGTGCGTGCGATCCCCGTAAGTGGATTCCACAATCACATAATCCGCGTGCGCGACCGCCTCAGGGCTCAGCATGACCGCATCGTCATAGCGGCCAAGATCACCGGAAAACACGAGGGTGCTTCCCGCGATCTTCACCTCTGCAGTCGCAGCGCCCAGAATGTGACCGGCGCGTCGAAAGGTTAGACCGCAATCGCGCGCGACCTCGAACTCCGCATTGAACGGAATCGGCTTCAAATGCTTCAGCGCGCGTTCAGCATCTCGCATCGTGTAGAGCGGCAAGGCGGGCTCGTGTTTCGAGAAGCCTTTGCGATTGGCATACTCTGCATCCTTCTCGGCGATCTGCGCGCTATCCTTGAGCAGGATTTCACAAAGCGACGCAGTCGCTTCAGTGCAATGCACGACACCGCGAAAGCCCTCTCG from Vitreimonas flagellata includes:
- a CDS encoding ribokinase, giving the protein MSAPRIAVVGSINLDLVVRAPHLPAPGETVGGATFARYPGGKGANQALAARRLGAEVALWGCVGADAFAGEALALLRADGVNLDHCRARDDAPTGVALIAVAESSENQIVVAPGANALLAPSDVGAIEADALLCQLEVPVETNLAAAQSFHGFFAINLAPAAPVPDALIARADLVTVNEGEAACYGDALSAAKSMVAITYGAEGATLFRQGEEIARARPPKIVARDTTGAGDTFSAALTLALIEGSAPEAALTFACIAGALAATREGAQPAMPTRAEVDALLART
- a CDS encoding response regulator, with protein sequence MLEARKTIRVIIADATPSVLRLLSEVLRGAGVERIHFARNGRDLLNYVSEFSPDIVITTSRLPEFSGLEFTRLIRGGYKSVPRDLPIIVMTNSATKTFLEAARTSGVDEMLVRPFTGEAVIERMLAVLKHKRDFVDSVEYVGPCRRRRARDEYNGPMRRFMDPTDDMPGAPLWESETHRQAVRKCVQRISEHVSGLTPGDRKKLREIYSAVKETESMADESRDEALGAASRSLGRYIMAVGAGGVLDEETVRTHIDAMHTLSVLTSAEYDERQKLVEGLSRIVDKKLGRSVDVAAANLMLR
- a CDS encoding MBL fold metallo-hydrolase RNA specificity domain-containing protein yields the protein MTLTLKSLGGAETVTGSKHLLDADGTRVLVDCGLFQGLKHLRERNWAPLAVPPDSIDAVVLTHAHLDHSGYLPKLVREGFRGVVHCTEATASLCEILLKDSAQIAEKDAEYANRKGFSKHEPALPLYTMRDAERALKHLKPIPFNAEFEVARDCGLTFRRAGHILGAATAEVKIAGSTLVFSGDLGRYDDAVMLSPEAVAHADYVIVESTYGDRTHPKTDILSELGDIIERTIQRGGTVIIPAFAVGRVQILLYHLWQLKRTGRLAATPIYLDSPMAISATELLRAHPDDHKLDSAAIEGSCAVARYTRDVADSMAITANPMPKVIIAGSGMATGGRVVHHIRTFAPDPRNTILFAGYQAVGTRGARLLAGETELKMFGDWIPVRAEIANLPQLSAHADADEIMRWLSGFTRAPRRVFIVHGEPAASEALRTRIGRELHWKASVVDALVGYELKEECDRSNAC
- a CDS encoding thymidine kinase, which codes for MAKLYFSYAAMNAGKSTILLQASYNYRERGMRTLLFTSALYAEMDDGQISSRIGVRAEAELFKAEDDLFAWVAREHEAAKIDCVFVDEAQFLTRAQVWQLARVADRLKIPVLCYGLRTDFRGALFEGSAELLAIADSLREVRTICHCGAKAIMVLRRDASGSAATSGEQVEIEKDVYVSLCRKHWEDEMGRGP
- a CDS encoding class I adenylate-forming enzyme family protein, with amino-acid sequence MYYKELKEAAAMLTAPGAPFEIEHVAVRGQQLRAYKNAPPNLRAFFQASAAFGDAEYLIFERDRITYAEAHAQVAAFAAWLFAQGVRRGDRVAIAMRNYPEWLLAYWACTSMGVAAVGFNAWWIAEEMAYAIADSQPKVIVCDEERFARLAPQHFESCKIVLVRASTTPAGIATWQDTIATRAALPDATIDPDDDACIFYTSGTTGHPKGAQLTHRGCINNLMSVLFSGAVQGLAVHRGAGVEPPAPPTPIAIATTPLFHVTANNCVAYPITAQGGKLVLMHKWDASEALRLIERERATALSGVPTMARELVTHPDYDKYDTSSLMTMGGGGAPLQPDLVAKIETRPGGRRPNTGYGLTETCGIITSVAGDFFVGKPASCGMIMPDFEAKAVDDNGNVVPLGELGELWVRGAQIVKGYLNRPEATAEAITDGWFHTGDIVRIDEDNFVFIVDRKKDMVLRGGENVYCAEVEAALYRHPAIAECIVFGVTDARLGEEVAAAIVLREGAQAGADDFRAEAARHISKHKIPRYIWLLTEPLPRNANGKFLKRQVREQLKLEDAG
- a CDS encoding Hsp70 family protein, giving the protein MNTPLGLDFGTTNTVATTVTADGRVEAFHFSYADETFDAFRSVLCFWQAQDESVRRNLVEAGPWAIEQFLELAGDCRFIQSFKTFAASPLFTDTLIHGRRMAFEDLLSNFLTRVRAHAGLDFPKRVVIGRPVKFAGGAPDEALARTRYEAALRMVGFDEVYHVYEPVAAAYYFAQRLEADANIIVADFGGGTSDFSVVRFERGQRGLVYQPLAHAGVGVAGDAFDYRIIDQVVARAFGKGSEYSSWGKVLPVPNGYFSKFSRWHELSIMRHSRDYRELQQLARTSLDPERIHAFLAFLDADAGYEMYRAVSATKMALSHAEEAQFSFHVAGVDIERAIKRADFEKWIAPELAEINACVDRALREANLREAEIDRVFLTGGTSFVPAVRALFAHRFGDAKIETGDQLVSIAYGLALIAAEDEVGRWAAA
- a CDS encoding nucleoside hydrolase, producing MPPRPLIIDCDPGVDDAVALLLAFSAPDTFDLRGITTVAGNVSGALTAHNACVIRSLAAREDVPVFVGANRPLLVAPVEAGHFHGANGLGDLTFAAPTKGPESTHAVAFLADTLSKAAPHSVSVAVLGPLTNIALALRANAAAAQGVREIVIMGGARSEGGNITASAEFNIYADPHAAAIVFSSGLPIVALGLDATHQVRTNPARMARLEALSSARARAACQLLRFGEHVERTLAHREGAPLHDPAVIAYLLAPELFETQAARIDVETDSPLTRGHTAVEFPLETPSATCWATRVHADGVFDLLTRRLA
- a CDS encoding isopenicillin N synthase family dioxygenase — protein: MRKVPELSLRQFTHGDATARTAFSEALSAGLREYGFIVLVDHNVSTALLNDAYTRAVEVFALPDAEKRQYAGGLRGYTPFGTEHAKDNPTPDLKEFWQIGHEPEPGAAPNPFSAPNVWPSRPSDFKLVFEQLFAALNDTGCLLLEALAPSLGLAPDHFEPLVRRGDSVLRVLHYPPIGKDADPNAVRSAAHEDINLLTILVAARGAGLELLDRDGAWLPIVTEANALVVDSGDMMARLTNNVIPATTHRVVNSADSHLSRYSMPFFMHPTADTSLAALSSCVGKGALYPPTTAGAFLTQRLKEIGLKA
- a CDS encoding NupC/NupG family nucleoside CNT transporter — encoded protein: MPKDQIGEARVQYWQGLVGIIAILAMAVLFSTNRRAIRLRIVTAALALQAALAALVLYLPAGRAALAAMSDGVQALINFSGAGIAMVFGPLASEVGFSFALNVLPIIIFFSALMSVLYHIGVMQPIVTWGGGALRFLLGTGRVESLTATANVFVGQTEAPLVVRPYLPHVTRAQLFAIMTTGMASVSGSVLAAYAQMGIDINYLLAASFMSAPGGLLMAKIIMPDDKPAPRTPATLEATGDGPQDSVGEKASDAETFERAKQSNVIMAAASGAQDGLMLAASIGAMLIAFVSLIALVNGGLGALGNLAGVENLTLQGLLGYIFAPVMWLLNIPWSEAQQAGGVFGEKLILNEFVAFMHLGQMGDTLSPRTMAITTFALCGFANLSSIGILLAALNTLAPSRAPEMARYGFHVVAAGSLSNLMSAALASLFITG